In Acidimicrobiales bacterium, a single window of DNA contains:
- a CDS encoding RNA polymerase sigma factor has protein sequence MLKHQRGAIRQNMTTIGQAGGLSDVELVTMLLDGNQLAFMELVGRHHAAMIRLARSYVCSEQIAEDVVQETWLAALRALPGFEGRSSVKTWLYRILINRARSVREREHKHLPISNLERAVQSNRFNTNGSWSSAPAPWVDEVEDRVRAERLAKSIRTAIDDLPAAQRDVLTLRDVQGMTAAEACRILDLCDSHQRVLLHRARSRLRNALEAQFWQSDT, from the coding sequence ATGCTGAAGCACCAGCGTGGGGCCATTCGACAGAACATGACCACGATTGGCCAAGCGGGCGGCCTCAGTGACGTTGAACTGGTCACAATGTTGCTCGACGGGAACCAACTGGCGTTCATGGAGCTGGTCGGCCGGCATCATGCGGCAATGATCCGGTTGGCTCGTTCGTATGTGTGTAGCGAGCAGATCGCCGAGGACGTGGTTCAGGAGACTTGGCTCGCCGCACTCCGCGCGCTTCCTGGCTTCGAGGGACGTTCCTCGGTCAAGACCTGGCTTTATCGGATTCTGATAAATCGGGCTCGAAGCGTAAGGGAGAGAGAGCACAAGCACCTCCCGATCAGCAACCTGGAGCGCGCGGTTCAATCAAACCGCTTCAACACCAACGGATCATGGTCATCGGCGCCGGCTCCATGGGTTGACGAGGTAGAGGACCGGGTTCGTGCGGAGAGACTGGCAAAGTCCATACGCACTGCGATAGACGACCTTCCTGCTGCCCAACGAGATGTGCTGACCCTGCGGGATGTGCAGGGCATGACCGCGGCCGAAGCCTGCCGCATCCTGGACTTGTGCGACAGCCACCAACGAGTGCTGCTGCACCGCGCGAGGAGCCGCCTCCGCAACGCCCTCGAAGCCCAGTTCTGGCAGAGCGACACTTGA
- a CDS encoding zf-HC2 domain-containing protein yields MEVVELVTEYLEGALSRVDRRRFEVHLSGCPHCGEFLRQMQMTIAITGELRVDDLSPELQQDFMALFRYWRSERVDR; encoded by the coding sequence GTGGAGGTCGTTGAACTGGTCACAGAGTATCTGGAGGGCGCGTTGTCCCGAGTTGATCGGCGCCGCTTCGAAGTTCACCTGTCCGGATGTCCTCATTGCGGCGAGTTTCTCAGGCAGATGCAGATGACGATCGCCATCACCGGAGAACTGAGGGTTGATGATCTCAGCCCCGAACTGCAACAGGATTTCATGGCGCTGTTTCGGTACTGGAGATCGGAGCGCGTTGATCGGTGA
- a CDS encoding sigma-70 family RNA polymerase sigma factor, translating to MSTADRAASVGPGVKEGRAVDAETAEWLASLRGQEPEEAITRLHDLLLRVARSELSRRNSSRQITGPELDDLAHQAAADAVLHITRRIDDFRGESRFTTWACKFVIFEVSSKLGRHFWTNRRAGGDDLDWDRLPERFGALPAEVAESRELVAAVRAGVENCLTDKQRDVFTAIVVQGIPLDALVLRMDTNRNAIYKLMFDARQKLRQELTARGFIDLREMQ from the coding sequence GTGAGCACCGCCGACCGTGCCGCCTCGGTAGGACCGGGAGTCAAGGAAGGGCGAGCAGTCGATGCAGAGACCGCCGAGTGGCTCGCATCGCTCCGCGGCCAGGAGCCGGAGGAAGCCATCACCCGGCTGCATGACTTGCTCCTCCGTGTAGCCCGCAGTGAACTCAGCCGGCGCAACTCTTCCAGACAGATCACCGGGCCCGAACTCGACGACCTGGCCCATCAGGCGGCGGCCGACGCCGTACTCCATATCACCCGGCGGATCGATGACTTCCGAGGCGAGAGCCGCTTCACCACATGGGCCTGCAAGTTCGTGATCTTCGAAGTATCCAGCAAACTGGGACGCCACTTCTGGACCAACCGGCGGGCGGGCGGTGACGACCTCGATTGGGACCGACTGCCCGAGCGATTCGGGGCGCTCCCGGCGGAAGTGGCCGAATCCCGCGAGCTCGTGGCCGCCGTGCGCGCCGGGGTGGAGAACTGCCTCACTGACAAGCAGCGAGACGTGTTCACCGCCATAGTGGTGCAAGGCATCCCGTTGGATGCTCTCGTGCTCAGGATGGACACCAACCGCAACGCCATCTACAAGCTCATGTTCGACGCCAGGCAGAAGCTTCGGCAAGAGCTCACGGCCCGTGGCTTCATCGACCTGAGGGAGATGCAATGA
- a CDS encoding vanadium-dependent haloperoxidase, with the protein MKRKMITLAALGTALIAAGAFAAPGPANGDTTTSANFNADRGGPLAAFKPGSGQIAVDWNKELLRIELTPGAQPATIHPTRSFALLNTAVYDAVVSITRADNPYQFSVVAPHSARPDAAADQAAHDTLLALFPSFAPELNQLLATQLAAIPESAAKHSGIVVGSRAATILLALRANDGSATAPNPFVPSNPPQPGGYQLTPPNFAPAVFTNWGTITPWVLEAGNRFRPPSPPPLTSPQWADAINQVQSLGQNTSTTRTPDETTIAKFWAPPIWNTWNEIADNQITENRTSLEESSHLLADLNLTFADSAIAFYDAKYHYQLWRPVTAIRAGTPGNPAVDPANTTWLPQAGNTAADPSYPAAHSTISGAAATVLSAFFGPDRPVTVSSDALAGVTRNFAGFQAAADEAGMSRIFAGQHTSIDVNAGSALGQQVAQFVLDQPFGANVRR; encoded by the coding sequence ATGAAGAGGAAAATGATTACGCTCGCCGCGCTCGGCACGGCTCTCATCGCCGCTGGCGCGTTTGCGGCTCCCGGGCCGGCCAACGGCGACACGACGACGTCAGCGAACTTCAACGCCGATCGAGGCGGCCCCCTAGCGGCCTTCAAGCCCGGGAGCGGGCAGATCGCCGTCGATTGGAACAAAGAGCTGCTCAGGATCGAGCTGACCCCGGGAGCGCAGCCCGCCACCATCCACCCCACTCGAAGTTTCGCGCTCCTGAACACCGCCGTATATGACGCCGTCGTGTCGATCACCCGCGCCGACAACCCCTATCAGTTCAGCGTGGTCGCACCACATTCCGCACGACCAGATGCCGCGGCCGACCAGGCCGCCCACGACACCCTGCTCGCTCTCTTCCCCAGTTTCGCCCCCGAGCTCAATCAACTGCTGGCAACGCAGCTCGCCGCGATACCCGAGTCGGCGGCCAAGCACTCCGGGATAGTCGTAGGAAGTCGGGCAGCAACCATCCTTCTCGCCTTGCGAGCGAACGATGGTTCGGCAACCGCTCCAAATCCTTTCGTCCCCTCCAACCCCCCGCAGCCAGGTGGCTACCAGCTCACCCCACCGAACTTCGCTCCCGCGGTGTTCACGAACTGGGGCACCATCACGCCCTGGGTGCTCGAAGCCGGCAACCGGTTCAGGCCCCCGTCACCGCCCCCTCTCACGAGTCCCCAGTGGGCGGATGCAATCAACCAGGTCCAGAGCCTCGGACAGAACACAAGCACCACGCGTACACCCGACGAAACGACGATTGCGAAGTTCTGGGCACCGCCGATCTGGAACACGTGGAACGAGATCGCCGACAACCAGATCACCGAGAACAGAACCAGCCTCGAGGAATCGTCTCACCTGCTGGCCGATCTGAACCTGACCTTCGCCGACAGCGCCATCGCGTTCTACGACGCCAAGTACCACTATCAGCTGTGGAGGCCCGTAACAGCCATACGCGCCGGCACCCCCGGCAACCCGGCCGTCGATCCCGCCAATACCACCTGGCTGCCCCAGGCCGGGAACACCGCAGCGGACCCGTCCTACCCTGCTGCGCACAGCACCATAAGCGGAGCTGCAGCCACGGTCCTGTCAGCCTTCTTCGGACCTGACCGCCCAGTTACGGTCAGCTCGGATGCTCTAGCGGGCGTGACCCGGAACTTCGCCGGCTTCCAGGCCGCCGCCGACGAAGCCGGTATGAGCCGCATCTTCGCCGGTCAGCACACGAGCATCGACGTCAACGCCGGAAGCGCTCTTGGGCAGCAGGTCGCCCAGTTCGTTCTCGACCAGCCGTTTGGAGCAAATGTCCGCCGCTAA
- a CDS encoding TIGR03118 family protein, whose protein sequence is MKKIAKRAAVFAALAATSTTVGLTVSAPGALANSTSRSYAQTNLVSDIPGLATHTDPNLKNSWGTSTGPGLPIWVSDNAAGVSTLYDGQGNPQPGSGNQQLVVSIPPPASAGAGAAGTPDGTVFNPTTGFAVSNGVASGPSKFLWATEDGVIAGWNPGVDPTHAVRAVDSSRARDAAGDVGAVYKGLALVSTPTASFIYATNFRFGTVEVFNSKFEPVNTFTDPTIPAGFAPFGIHNIGGKLFVTFAKQDAFKHDDDAGPGNGFVDVFAPNGDLLRRFASEGKLDSPWAVTLAPSTFGQFAGDILVGNFGDGRINAFNPVTGQFLGQLESSHGPLTIDGLWGLRFPAGSLNVVAGALYFTAGPNHEADGIFGDIVPNS, encoded by the coding sequence ATGAAGAAAATTGCAAAACGTGCCGCGGTGTTTGCGGCGCTCGCCGCCACGTCCACGACCGTCGGGTTGACAGTGAGCGCGCCAGGCGCGCTTGCCAACTCGACCAGCCGTTCCTACGCGCAGACCAACCTCGTTTCCGACATTCCCGGCCTGGCTACACATACCGATCCCAACCTGAAGAACTCGTGGGGAACCTCGACAGGGCCTGGACTGCCGATATGGGTTTCCGACAACGCAGCCGGTGTGTCGACCCTCTACGACGGTCAAGGCAATCCCCAACCAGGGTCTGGAAATCAACAACTCGTCGTGTCCATCCCCCCTCCCGCTTCGGCTGGCGCTGGCGCGGCCGGCACCCCGGATGGGACCGTTTTCAATCCGACCACGGGATTCGCCGTCTCCAATGGTGTGGCGTCCGGCCCGAGCAAGTTCCTCTGGGCGACCGAAGACGGCGTCATCGCCGGCTGGAACCCTGGCGTCGATCCGACTCATGCGGTGAGGGCGGTCGACAGCTCCAGGGCCCGAGACGCAGCGGGGGACGTCGGGGCGGTCTACAAGGGACTGGCGCTCGTTAGCACGCCGACGGCGAGCTTCATCTACGCGACCAACTTCCGGTTCGGGACAGTCGAGGTGTTCAACTCCAAGTTCGAGCCGGTCAACACCTTCACCGACCCGACCATCCCGGCCGGATTCGCACCGTTTGGTATTCACAACATAGGGGGCAAGCTGTTTGTGACCTTTGCCAAGCAGGACGCCTTCAAGCACGATGACGACGCCGGCCCTGGTAACGGTTTCGTCGACGTGTTCGCTCCGAACGGAGATCTGCTGCGGCGCTTCGCCAGTGAAGGCAAGCTGGACTCTCCCTGGGCCGTAACACTTGCGCCGTCCACATTCGGGCAGTTCGCCGGCGACATCCTCGTCGGTAACTTCGGAGACGGCCGCATCAACGCCTTCAACCCTGTCACCGGTCAGTTTCTCGGGCAGCTCGAAAGCAGCCACGGTCCTCTCACGATCGACGGCCTTTGGGGTCTGCGCTTTCCGGCAGGCTCCCTGAACGTCGTCGCAGGCGCTCTGTACTTCACTGCGGGCCCGAACCACGAAGCCGACGGGATCTTCGGCGACATAGTCCCCAACTCCTAG
- a CDS encoding AarF/ABC1/UbiB kinase family protein produces MRSRLPTGRFSRSARLAGLAGRTVVNRAETRVGRRFGGERAQAAERARQARLAERYRRVMGDMKGATMKAGQILSFVDMDALIPASQRDMFQSALTGLQDDVPPLALEEISGVIHSELGAPPERLFAFFSAEPVAAASIGQVHLARLGDGTEVAVKVQYPGVAEAVRADLANTELFAGAIGTALRFLGPRAPRIDPRVLAEEIRDRVTDELDYRLEAASQETFHALYEGHPYIHVPRVYGELSTGRVLVSDYVHGQRWTSAITAPPDVRSRWGEGIFRFVYTSLYRHGLFNADPHPGNFLFHEDGGVTFLDFGSVQRFDDEQLKAMSALLDATFASSATDVTRALKCLGMLSGDDASALDHERLLDFYRAVLADRVSPQPFTFTPQWAGEIVAHTYQPLGPWYDVTRRLRMPKQLLYLNRILIGASSVLGHLYATADWRAIDHEIRHGGPPATSLGRAEANWRARRMDSQGVRETA; encoded by the coding sequence ATGCGAAGTCGACTGCCCACCGGCCGTTTCAGTCGCTCCGCACGTTTGGCCGGGCTCGCCGGGCGGACCGTGGTCAACCGGGCCGAGACCCGCGTCGGTCGTCGATTTGGAGGCGAGAGAGCACAGGCGGCCGAGCGGGCCCGCCAGGCCCGGCTCGCAGAGCGCTACCGGCGGGTCATGGGCGACATGAAGGGCGCCACCATGAAGGCCGGCCAGATCCTCTCCTTCGTGGACATGGATGCCCTGATCCCGGCTTCGCAGCGCGACATGTTTCAGTCCGCGTTGACCGGCCTGCAAGATGATGTGCCGCCACTGGCGCTCGAAGAGATCTCAGGAGTGATCCACAGCGAGCTCGGAGCTCCACCGGAGAGGCTCTTCGCCTTCTTCTCCGCCGAGCCCGTTGCCGCGGCCTCCATCGGTCAGGTACATCTCGCTCGACTGGGTGACGGGACAGAAGTAGCGGTCAAGGTCCAGTATCCAGGAGTCGCCGAAGCGGTCCGGGCTGATCTGGCGAACACGGAATTGTTCGCAGGGGCGATAGGCACCGCGCTGAGGTTCCTCGGTCCCCGAGCCCCCAGAATCGATCCAAGGGTATTGGCGGAGGAGATACGAGACCGTGTCACCGACGAACTGGACTACCGGTTGGAGGCCGCCAGCCAAGAGACGTTCCACGCCCTCTACGAGGGCCACCCGTACATTCACGTCCCCCGGGTGTACGGAGAACTGTCGACCGGCAGGGTTCTGGTCAGCGATTACGTTCACGGACAACGCTGGACCTCAGCCATCACCGCTCCACCCGACGTTCGCTCCCGGTGGGGGGAGGGCATCTTCCGGTTCGTGTACACCAGCTTGTACCGCCACGGCCTGTTCAACGCCGACCCGCACCCCGGCAACTTCCTGTTCCACGAGGACGGTGGAGTGACTTTTCTCGACTTCGGCTCCGTACAAAGGTTCGACGACGAGCAGTTGAAGGCGATGTCCGCCCTACTGGACGCCACCTTTGCATCCAGTGCGACGGACGTCACCAGGGCGTTGAAATGTCTGGGAATGCTCAGCGGTGACGACGCCAGCGCGCTCGACCACGAGCGCCTCCTCGACTTCTATCGCGCCGTGCTCGCCGACCGGGTATCGCCACAGCCGTTCACGTTCACGCCGCAATGGGCCGGTGAGATCGTCGCTCACACCTACCAGCCGCTCGGTCCGTGGTACGACGTCACTCGACGACTCCGCATGCCCAAGCAGCTGCTGTACCTCAATCGGATCCTGATCGGAGCCAGCTCCGTACTCGGGCACCTCTACGCCACCGCCGACTGGCGAGCGATCGACCACGAGATTCGTCACGGGGGCCCGCCGGCCACCAGCCTCGGCCGCGCAGAAGCCAACTGGCGCGCCCGTCGAATGGATAGTCAGGGAGTCCGGGAAACAGCCTAA
- a CDS encoding RNA polymerase sigma factor, which produces MSSSPWIRGVYRRPASYERERESDHATFVPLTRLEDSVYPDWDSAYLDNVGLLYRLMYSKVGNRADAEDLTAEVFRAALGPLRLSASKGEVRSYLLATARTVLASHWRRRYGLEITQIDPYANLAYEVSPAPDTDAGPRVATILAGLPEHYRRVLELRFLQGCSIKEAASALGISVNNTKVLQHRALRMAARMEEEPDR; this is translated from the coding sequence ATGAGCTCCTCGCCCTGGATACGAGGTGTGTACCGGCGCCCGGCGTCATACGAGCGGGAACGCGAATCGGATCATGCCACCTTCGTTCCTTTGACCCGGTTGGAGGATTCCGTCTATCCGGACTGGGATTCGGCTTACCTGGACAACGTCGGCCTCCTATATCGCCTGATGTACTCCAAAGTCGGGAACCGCGCCGACGCTGAAGATCTGACTGCTGAAGTGTTCCGCGCGGCGCTCGGTCCCCTGCGATTGTCGGCGTCGAAAGGGGAGGTGCGCTCATACCTGCTCGCCACGGCTCGGACTGTCCTGGCATCACACTGGCGCCGCCGATATGGGCTCGAGATAACGCAAATCGACCCCTATGCCAACCTCGCCTACGAGGTCTCCCCCGCCCCCGATACTGATGCCGGTCCGCGTGTCGCGACGATCCTCGCCGGACTGCCGGAGCATTACCGGCGAGTCCTCGAGTTGCGGTTCTTGCAGGGCTGCTCGATCAAGGAGGCAGCTAGTGCGTTGGGCATCAGTGTGAACAACACCAAAGTCCTCCAGCACCGAGCCCTGCGGATGGCGGCTCGAATGGAAGAGGAGCCGGACCGATGA
- a CDS encoding sigma-70 family RNA polymerase sigma factor produces MLDANTYPDWEAVYRDNVSRLYGLMYSRVGNRADAEDLTAEVFRAALKPLRLAASKGEVRSYLLVTARTVLASHWRRTLGQPVTMIDPDVDVEWLSDPPPEGNPTTESTERVGQILSALPDRYRQILELRFLHASSLKEAAEVMNVSVGNAKVLQHRALQMASSVAMEMDS; encoded by the coding sequence TTGCTGGACGCCAACACCTATCCCGACTGGGAAGCGGTCTACCGAGACAACGTGAGCCGCCTTTATGGGCTCATGTACTCCCGCGTGGGTAACCGCGCCGACGCCGAAGACCTGACTGCCGAGGTGTTCCGTGCAGCATTGAAACCTCTACGTCTCGCCGCTTCCAAGGGGGAGGTCCGTTCCTACCTGCTGGTGACCGCCCGGACGGTCCTGGCCTCGCATTGGCGGCGGACCCTCGGCCAGCCGGTGACCATGATCGATCCCGACGTAGACGTCGAGTGGCTTTCCGATCCCCCTCCAGAAGGAAACCCGACCACCGAGTCAACGGAGCGGGTGGGACAAATCCTTTCCGCCCTGCCTGACCGTTACCGTCAGATCCTGGAGCTTCGCTTCTTGCATGCATCCTCGCTCAAGGAGGCGGCCGAAGTTATGAACGTGTCTGTAGGTAACGCCAAAGTCCTCCAGCACCGGGCACTGCAGATGGCCAGTAGCGTGGCGATGGAGATGGACTCATGA
- a CDS encoding oxidoreductase — protein MGPFSVSPLGLGAMRLAGPNAFGPPRDRREALAVLREAVRAGVNHIDTAQFYGPDIVNELIREALYPYPEDLVLVTKVGARRDRHGGFLADDDPRDLRRSIEDNLRKLGVDALGVVNLQVMRRGEPNLFFDDQLDAMVSARDDGLVKSIGLSNVTLPQLLHALQFTDLACVQNAFHLGNRRSQPQLNECARRHIAFVPSAPLGSGGSDPRSVLGRPEVLREAARLSITAAQVVLAWTLRISPNVLLIPGTSSLSHLVENVAVSEVHLDWEAIRRLSLI, from the coding sequence TTGGGCCCGTTCTCGGTCTCGCCTCTCGGTCTCGGCGCAATGCGGCTCGCGGGGCCGAACGCGTTCGGACCACCCAGGGATCGCCGAGAGGCGCTCGCAGTGCTGCGAGAAGCGGTCCGCGCGGGTGTGAATCACATCGACACCGCCCAGTTCTACGGGCCGGATATCGTGAACGAGCTCATTCGTGAGGCCCTGTATCCCTACCCCGAGGACCTCGTCCTGGTCACCAAGGTCGGGGCGCGACGAGACCGCCACGGGGGCTTCCTCGCCGACGATGATCCCAGAGACCTGCGCCGGAGCATCGAGGACAACCTCCGAAAGCTCGGGGTGGACGCCCTGGGTGTCGTCAACCTCCAGGTGATGCGGCGGGGGGAACCGAACCTGTTCTTCGACGATCAGCTTGACGCGATGGTGTCAGCCCGTGACGACGGATTGGTCAAATCGATTGGGCTCAGCAATGTCACACTTCCCCAGCTGCTCCACGCCCTCCAGTTCACGGACCTGGCCTGCGTACAGAACGCCTTCCACTTGGGGAACCGCCGGTCCCAGCCGCAGTTGAACGAATGCGCCCGACGGCACATCGCGTTCGTGCCGTCCGCGCCGCTCGGATCGGGTGGCTCCGATCCTCGGTCTGTACTCGGAAGGCCCGAGGTGCTCCGCGAGGCCGCGCGCCTGAGCATCACGGCGGCGCAGGTGGTCCTGGCCTGGACCCTGCGCATTTCTCCGAACGTGCTGCTGATTCCTGGCACGTCGTCGCTCAGCCACCTCGTGGAGAATGTCGCTGTATCCGAGGTTCACCTGGACTGGGAGGCCATCAGGCGGCTTTCGCTCATCTGA
- a CDS encoding low temperature requirement protein A — protein sequence MSDVFIQAEQRVSPVELFFDLVFGFAFTQVTTFWVEHDSWSGVGQGLLVLATLWWVWASFAWLTNTANTEADLVLAVVVVATAGVFVAALAVPETFTGHRLIFGISILAVLVAFVGLYAEVSRGLPDQLAAVLRMARTALPAAALILGAAFVPTGVRSALWGVAIVVGFVGPNQGGLGGWRIFPAHFAERHGLILIIAIGESLSAVGFAARGTHLDAAEVGAAVLGLAVAAAFWLAYFDFASGGIRSLLEKSHGTERVALARDAYTYMHLPMVAGILLFAFAVRTALVHPGSDLEIVPAVALCCGSALYLLAFVGLRWRASRRLGIGRPIAAVTFVLVTPAARFLPAVAGLGLIASVWLGLHAYELVHWREARALRRSLEAPS from the coding sequence GTGAGCGACGTTTTCATCCAGGCGGAGCAGCGGGTATCTCCGGTCGAGCTGTTTTTCGATCTGGTCTTCGGGTTCGCCTTCACGCAGGTGACGACCTTCTGGGTTGAGCATGACTCATGGTCAGGGGTGGGCCAAGGTTTGTTGGTCCTCGCCACACTGTGGTGGGTGTGGGCGAGTTTCGCCTGGCTGACAAACACTGCCAACACGGAGGCGGACCTTGTCTTGGCCGTGGTCGTCGTGGCCACCGCCGGCGTGTTCGTGGCCGCCCTTGCCGTCCCCGAGACTTTTACCGGGCACCGCCTCATCTTCGGTATCTCGATTCTCGCGGTGCTCGTCGCCTTCGTCGGACTCTACGCCGAGGTGAGCAGGGGGCTTCCAGACCAACTCGCGGCCGTGTTGCGGATGGCCCGCACTGCGCTGCCAGCTGCCGCCCTGATCCTCGGCGCGGCATTTGTTCCAACAGGTGTTCGATCCGCTCTTTGGGGGGTCGCCATCGTCGTCGGGTTCGTCGGTCCGAACCAGGGCGGGCTCGGCGGCTGGCGGATCTTTCCGGCTCACTTCGCCGAACGGCACGGTTTGATTCTGATCATCGCCATTGGGGAGTCGCTGTCCGCGGTCGGCTTCGCGGCGCGGGGGACGCATCTCGACGCTGCTGAGGTCGGAGCCGCTGTCCTCGGCCTGGCTGTGGCCGCGGCGTTCTGGCTGGCCTACTTCGATTTCGCCTCGGGCGGGATCCGCAGCCTTCTCGAAAAGAGCCACGGAACCGAGCGGGTCGCCTTGGCTCGGGACGCGTATACCTACATGCACCTACCGATGGTGGCAGGCATCCTTCTGTTCGCCTTTGCCGTGCGCACCGCGCTTGTGCATCCCGGCTCAGACCTCGAAATCGTCCCCGCCGTGGCGCTTTGTTGCGGCAGTGCACTCTACCTGCTTGCCTTCGTAGGGCTTCGGTGGCGGGCGTCCCGAAGGCTTGGCATAGGTCGCCCGATCGCGGCCGTTACCTTTGTTTTGGTCACGCCGGCGGCAAGGTTTCTCCCCGCAGTCGCTGGACTTGGACTTATCGCCTCCGTGTGGCTGGGGCTTCACGCCTATGAACTCGTCCATTGGCGGGAAGCTCGCGCGCTAAGAAGGTCGCTCGAAGCGCCCAGCTAG
- a CDS encoding SDR family NAD(P)-dependent oxidoreductase, which produces MPNSELTDRVALVTAASSGLGRRFAITLATAGARVAAMGRRTDRLKELAAEVEASGGICSPVPLDVTDATAIRSAVDVAETELGPIDILVNNAGVPDAKYATKMSLELIDSVLATNLRAPFLLSCEVARRWIDRKSPGHIVNISSMAAYCYVVSGSALYSITKAGLNRMTETLAVEWAPFGINVNAIAPGSFKSEMMDGMISRQGDMTAMFPRGRMGSPEQLDSTLLYLLSPNSEFVTGTIIKVDDCQIPR; this is translated from the coding sequence ATGCCCAATTCCGAACTAACCGACCGAGTCGCCCTCGTAACCGCAGCCTCGTCGGGACTCGGACGCCGCTTCGCGATCACGTTGGCGACGGCAGGAGCGAGGGTCGCAGCGATGGGTCGCCGGACGGATCGGCTGAAGGAACTGGCGGCCGAGGTCGAGGCATCCGGGGGGATATGTTCGCCCGTCCCTTTGGACGTAACCGATGCGACGGCCATAAGAAGCGCGGTCGACGTCGCTGAGACCGAGCTGGGGCCGATCGACATCCTCGTGAACAACGCCGGCGTACCTGATGCTAAGTACGCCACGAAGATGTCGTTAGAGCTCATCGATTCGGTTTTGGCCACGAATCTCAGAGCGCCTTTCCTGCTCTCATGCGAAGTGGCCCGGCGCTGGATCGACCGTAAGTCCCCTGGGCATATCGTGAACATCTCGTCGATGGCCGCCTACTGCTACGTGGTCAGCGGCTCGGCGCTGTATTCAATCACCAAGGCGGGACTCAATCGGATGACGGAAACCCTGGCGGTGGAATGGGCTCCGTTCGGTATCAATGTGAATGCAATTGCGCCTGGCTCGTTCAAGTCGGAGATGATGGACGGGATGATAAGCCGTCAGGGGGATATGACCGCCATGTTCCCCCGGGGACGGATGGGGAGTCCCGAGCAGCTTGACAGCACTTTGCTGTACCTGTTGTCGCCCAACTCGGAGTTTGTCACGGGAACCATCATCAAAGTCGATGACTGTCAAATACCGCGCTGA
- a CDS encoding FCD domain-containing protein, producing the protein MPTSRIVGIDAMPVSDDEEETIAQVPKAAQLIARQLRGAILRGELPVGEPLAPPPEMMKRFGVSLPTLRAALHILETEALVEMRRGSRGGTIVREPSVDVTAQRAGAFLQYHRATVDDVHRARILIEPPAVAVLAERRDPADIAALRQTVAEHQAAMDDAELVRSIGERFHSQIVELAGNQTVIVFSAMLHDIIDRHTARSQIDRAERGGERQTPRMLAEHEKALSLIEAGDAVEAERFWRAHLEHVRQVTVARTDATVLDLMI; encoded by the coding sequence GTGCCAACCTCTAGGATCGTCGGTATCGACGCGATGCCTGTATCCGACGACGAAGAGGAAACGATCGCGCAGGTGCCGAAGGCGGCGCAGTTGATCGCCAGGCAGCTGCGGGGCGCCATCCTGCGCGGAGAGTTGCCGGTGGGCGAGCCTCTCGCTCCTCCTCCGGAGATGATGAAGCGCTTCGGTGTCTCGCTTCCCACGTTAAGGGCGGCCCTGCACATACTCGAGACCGAAGCTCTCGTAGAGATGCGACGCGGTTCTCGGGGGGGCACCATCGTGAGGGAGCCTTCCGTCGACGTAACCGCTCAGCGGGCGGGGGCCTTCCTCCAGTACCACCGCGCCACGGTCGATGACGTGCACCGTGCGCGTATCCTCATCGAACCGCCGGCGGTGGCCGTCCTGGCCGAGCGTCGGGATCCAGCCGACATCGCCGCCCTCAGGCAGACCGTGGCCGAGCACCAGGCGGCGATGGACGACGCGGAGCTGGTGAGGTCCATCGGTGAGCGGTTCCACTCCCAGATAGTCGAGTTGGCTGGCAACCAAACGGTGATCGTGTTTTCAGCCATGCTCCACGACATAATCGATCGTCACACAGCTCGATCCCAGATCGACAGAGCTGAGCGTGGCGGCGAACGGCAAACACCGAGGATGCTCGCCGAGCACGAGAAGGCCCTGAGCCTGATCGAGGCTGGCGATGCGGTCGAAGCCGAGCGGTTCTGGCGAGCACACCTCGAGCACGTGCGGCAGGTGACAGTCGCAAGGACGGACGCGACCGTTCTCGACTTGATGATCTGA